A stretch of Acidobacteriota bacterium DNA encodes these proteins:
- a CDS encoding leucyl aminopeptidase, with amino-acid sequence MLFVPVFDGEDRLEDLPGLDEATLGDIGRARAGGEFRGGAYECFMTRVMADASYRATRVVLVGAGRRSDVDAERLRRVAAACSYTARLRSVRSAGLVVRAGLDVLAAAQFSADGFSASEFDGGTRKTADRSAGAFPERVVIVAPGADPAALADAVFRGRTIGHSANLARALGNEPANVLTPTEFANRVAEMSSGVGLSVDVLDEHRIRELKMGLLLGVAQGSAEPPRLVVIRHDPPGAPETPVLGFVGKGVTFDTGGVSIKPADGMERMKLDMSGGAAVAAAMRALAVLKAPRRVVAVIPMAENAVGGRAIRPGDVLVAASGTTVEIINTDAEGRLILGDALWYAQQLGATHLVDAATLTGACVVALGRAASGLFGTPAAWTDHVRSAGQRAGDRLWPMPLYDDYREMLRSDIADIANSAGRWAGANTAAMFLQEFVKDVPWAHIDIAGTAWLDERRPYQPKGATGAAVRTFIELGLTPVG; translated from the coding sequence ATGTTGTTTGTCCCTGTCTTCGACGGCGAGGACAGGCTTGAGGACTTGCCAGGCCTGGATGAGGCGACGCTGGGCGATATCGGACGCGCCCGCGCCGGCGGAGAATTCCGAGGCGGCGCGTACGAGTGCTTCATGACTCGTGTGATGGCGGACGCCTCGTATCGGGCCACCCGAGTGGTACTCGTGGGCGCAGGCCGGCGCAGTGACGTGGATGCCGAACGGTTGCGGCGCGTGGCGGCGGCGTGCAGTTACACCGCGCGATTGCGCTCGGTTCGAAGCGCGGGGTTGGTGGTGCGGGCGGGACTCGATGTGCTTGCGGCCGCCCAGTTCAGCGCCGACGGGTTTTCTGCCTCCGAGTTTGATGGCGGCACCAGAAAGACGGCCGATCGATCGGCCGGCGCGTTTCCGGAACGCGTGGTGATCGTGGCGCCTGGAGCGGACCCGGCTGCGCTCGCTGACGCGGTGTTTCGGGGCCGCACCATCGGGCACTCGGCAAACCTGGCGCGCGCATTGGGGAATGAGCCGGCCAATGTGCTGACGCCGACCGAGTTTGCGAACCGTGTGGCCGAGATGTCGAGTGGCGTTGGGCTGTCGGTTGACGTGCTCGACGAGCATCGCATCCGTGAACTCAAGATGGGCTTGCTGCTGGGCGTGGCGCAGGGGAGTGCCGAGCCACCTCGTCTGGTGGTCATCCGTCACGACCCGCCTGGCGCGCCCGAGACGCCCGTGCTGGGGTTCGTCGGCAAGGGCGTGACGTTTGATACCGGTGGCGTCTCGATCAAGCCGGCCGACGGCATGGAACGGATGAAGCTTGACATGTCTGGTGGTGCGGCGGTGGCCGCGGCCATGCGCGCGTTGGCCGTGCTGAAGGCGCCGCGGCGTGTCGTCGCGGTGATCCCAATGGCCGAAAATGCCGTGGGCGGACGCGCCATCAGGCCCGGTGACGTGCTCGTGGCCGCAAGCGGCACGACGGTGGAAATCATCAACACGGATGCCGAAGGACGGCTGATTCTCGGCGACGCGTTGTGGTACGCGCAGCAACTGGGGGCCACACACCTTGTGGATGCCGCGACACTGACCGGCGCCTGCGTGGTGGCGTTGGGCCGGGCCGCGTCGGGCCTCTTCGGAACGCCTGCGGCATGGACCGATCACGTCAGGAGCGCGGGCCAGCGCGCCGGCGATCGTCTGTGGCCGATGCCCCTGTATGACGACTACCGCGAGATGCTGCGCAGCGATATTGCCGACATCGCGAATTCGGCCGGTCGATGGGCGGGGGCGAACACGGCGGCGATGTTCCTGCAGGAGTTCGTTAAGGATGTGCCGTGGGCGCACATCGACATTGCCGGCACCGCGTGGCTGGACGAGCGGCGTCCCTATCAGCCCAAAGGAGCCACGGGCGCGGCCGTCCGCACGTTCATCGAGCTGGGCCTGACCCCGGTGGGGTAG
- the trpC gene encoding indole-3-glycerol phosphate synthase TrpC produces MSQEISGVLGAITAAARRAADVRERSGGQAVEAAAATCHPRGAEFRARLQSPRVCVIAECKRRSPSRGILRDPYAPASIAHGYAAAGAAAISVITENTFFDGSLEHLSEVRQRVEIPVLRKDFISTPFQILEARAAGADAILLIVAALDRASLNALLTEATRQGLAALVEVHSIPEVADALAAGATLIGVNSRNLKTLNVDVRVFDEVRREIPDGVVAVAESGLRSAEDVRRLRASGYDAFLIGEHFMTAPDPGQALAALIAASEGVA; encoded by the coding sequence ATGAGCCAGGAGATCAGTGGCGTGCTTGGCGCGATCACTGCCGCGGCGAGGCGCGCGGCCGACGTGCGCGAGCGCAGTGGCGGCCAGGCCGTCGAGGCGGCTGCGGCCACGTGCCACCCCCGCGGCGCCGAGTTTCGCGCGCGCCTTCAGTCACCGCGGGTCTGCGTGATTGCCGAATGCAAACGCCGGTCGCCCTCGCGCGGCATCCTTCGTGATCCGTATGCTCCGGCGTCGATTGCCCATGGCTACGCCGCCGCCGGCGCCGCGGCGATCTCCGTGATTACCGAGAACACCTTCTTCGACGGATCGCTTGAACATCTGTCCGAGGTGCGGCAACGTGTGGAGATTCCCGTGCTCCGCAAGGACTTCATCTCAACGCCGTTTCAGATTCTCGAGGCGCGTGCGGCCGGCGCCGACGCCATCCTCCTCATCGTCGCCGCGCTCGACCGGGCGAGCCTGAATGCGCTGCTGACCGAGGCGACGCGGCAGGGGCTGGCGGCGCTGGTCGAAGTGCATTCGATACCGGAGGTGGCGGACGCGCTGGCGGCTGGTGCGACCCTGATCGGCGTCAACAGTCGCAATCTCAAGACCCTGAACGTCGATGTGCGAGTCTTCGACGAGGTGCGCCGCGAGATTCCCGATGGCGTGGTGGCTGTGGCTGAAAGTGGGCTGCGGTCGGCGGAAGACGTGCGGCGCCTGAGGGCATCGGGGTACGACGCGTTTCTTATCGGAGAGCACTTCATGACCGCGCCAGATCCTGGCCAGGCCCTCGCCGCGCTGATCGCTGCGTCTGAAGGGGTGGCGTGA
- a CDS encoding N-acetylmuramoyl-L-alanine amidase: MNTLPRRRIVTALAPRVMGLMLAAWVGLGAPAAADAQTAGVLYERAQTREATARKSPTVVGLRAATSAYEQVVLRYPRSGFSDDALWNGALTARFAWERFRQPADQATATRLLNTLRREYPTSKWTAQVQAQLGALSQPAATAAGRAAAPGVATAPPVATPPPSTPATLRSVTRSALPNGTRLTFEFDREVLVAPERIAGPERLFFDLRDTQFDAGLAQQLEGLAGSVVASARVGRQDARTVRVVMELSGAPRHSVFWVYHPYRIVIDLEGEGGTLVTRPAPAAAAPVSNPPVINAAGPTVSPAKPAPPPPTAVNNVPVPVPILPPAPPSATSGGDYSLARQLGLGISRIVIDPGHGGHDPGAQANGLVESALVLDIALRVEKLLKKQPGIDVVLTRRTNHFIPLEERTEIANREGADLFLSIHANAARRVAAKGVETYFLNFATNADAEEVAARENAGSSTSMGRLPQLVQQITLHNKMKESRELAQIVQTNMVRAMRAQNKAVVDLGVKQAPFVVLIGAQMPSVLAEISFLTNKPEASLLKSDAYKQRIAQALADAVMKYQASLKKVTTTAAATGR; this comes from the coding sequence ATGAACACACTGCCCCGACGCCGCATCGTGACAGCCCTCGCGCCTCGCGTGATGGGATTGATGCTGGCTGCGTGGGTGGGCCTTGGCGCGCCGGCAGCCGCCGATGCCCAGACGGCTGGTGTGCTGTACGAGCGCGCCCAGACCCGCGAAGCCACCGCTCGCAAGTCGCCGACCGTCGTCGGTTTGCGCGCGGCCACGAGCGCGTACGAGCAGGTGGTGTTGCGTTACCCTCGCAGCGGTTTCAGCGACGATGCGTTGTGGAACGGCGCGCTGACGGCCCGATTTGCCTGGGAACGGTTTCGGCAGCCGGCGGACCAGGCCACGGCCACACGACTCCTCAACACGCTACGCCGCGAGTATCCCACCAGCAAGTGGACTGCGCAGGTTCAGGCTCAATTGGGCGCACTGTCACAACCGGCCGCAACGGCCGCAGGCCGCGCAGCAGCGCCGGGGGTTGCCACCGCGCCTCCGGTGGCGACGCCGCCACCATCAACGCCCGCAACGCTTCGGAGTGTCACGCGCAGCGCCCTGCCGAACGGCACTCGACTGACGTTTGAATTTGATCGAGAGGTGCTGGTAGCCCCCGAACGCATCGCCGGACCAGAGCGCCTGTTCTTCGACCTGCGCGACACCCAGTTTGACGCCGGCCTGGCACAGCAGCTCGAAGGTCTGGCGGGTTCGGTCGTCGCCTCGGCCCGGGTGGGACGCCAGGATGCCCGCACCGTTCGCGTGGTCATGGAACTGTCCGGCGCGCCGCGGCACAGCGTGTTCTGGGTCTACCACCCGTACCGCATCGTGATCGACCTGGAGGGTGAGGGCGGCACGCTGGTGACGAGGCCCGCACCTGCTGCGGCCGCGCCGGTGTCTAACCCACCAGTGATCAACGCAGCCGGGCCCACCGTGTCACCCGCAAAGCCTGCACCGCCGCCACCCACCGCGGTCAACAACGTGCCAGTGCCGGTGCCCATTCTGCCGCCCGCGCCACCGTCAGCCACGTCGGGCGGTGACTATTCGCTCGCGCGGCAGCTCGGGCTTGGCATTTCACGAATCGTCATCGACCCGGGCCATGGCGGACACGACCCGGGGGCGCAGGCCAACGGACTGGTGGAATCGGCCCTGGTGCTCGACATCGCGCTGCGAGTGGAGAAACTGCTCAAGAAGCAGCCTGGCATCGACGTCGTCCTGACACGGCGTACGAATCACTTCATTCCGCTCGAGGAGCGCACAGAAATTGCCAATCGTGAGGGCGCGGACCTCTTCCTCTCGATTCACGCAAACGCCGCCAGGCGCGTGGCGGCGAAGGGCGTCGAAACCTACTTCCTCAACTTCGCGACAAACGCTGACGCCGAAGAGGTGGCCGCCCGCGAGAACGCCGGCAGCAGCACATCGATGGGCCGGCTGCCCCAGTTGGTGCAGCAGATCACGCTCCACAACAAGATGAAAGAGTCGCGCGAGCTCGCGCAGATTGTGCAGACGAACATGGTGCGGGCCATGCGCGCCCAGAACAAGGCGGTCGTGGATCTGGGGGTGAAGCAGGCGCCGTTTGTGGTGCTGATTGGCGCCCAGATGCCCAGCGTGCTCGCGGAAATTTCCTTCCTCACGAACAAGCCTGAGGCGTCGTTGCTCAAGAGCGACGCGTACAAGCAGCGCATCGCGCAGGCTCTGGCCGACGCGGTCATGAAATACCAGGCGTCGCTGAAGAAGGTCACCACGACGGCGGCCGCCACCGGCCGTTGA
- the aroF gene encoding 3-deoxy-7-phosphoheptulonate synthase: MVVVMKEGATEAQVEAVVAQLHEMGFDVHRAAGANRTVIGAVGAGHGDPALIGVRDGVHEVLRISEPYKLASRSFQRENTVITIGDVRIGGDEVVVMAGPCSAESPEQVEATAVAVKRAGAKVFRGGAFKPRSSPYSFQGLGETGLRMLREAADRHDLKLITEVMEIAQIPLVEQFAHILQVGARNMQNYSLLRELGRVRTPVLLKRGMSATIEEWLMSAEYILSGGNMNVMLCERGIRTFESYTRNTLDISAIPVVQQLSHLPVISDPSHGTGRRDKVAAMARASVAAGADGLLVEVHCDPDHAVSDGAQSLFPKQFEQLMGELRIIAPAIGRSICVEPVARRGWGR; this comes from the coding sequence ATGGTTGTTGTCATGAAGGAAGGGGCCACCGAAGCGCAGGTGGAAGCCGTCGTGGCGCAGCTGCATGAAATGGGCTTTGACGTTCACCGCGCGGCAGGTGCCAACCGCACCGTGATTGGCGCCGTGGGCGCGGGACACGGGGACCCGGCGCTCATCGGTGTGCGCGACGGCGTGCACGAAGTGTTGCGCATCAGCGAGCCGTACAAATTGGCGAGCCGGTCGTTCCAGCGCGAGAACACGGTGATCACGATCGGTGACGTCCGCATTGGCGGCGACGAAGTGGTGGTCATGGCCGGTCCCTGCTCGGCGGAATCGCCCGAGCAGGTGGAGGCCACGGCGGTGGCCGTCAAACGCGCCGGCGCGAAGGTGTTCCGCGGTGGCGCGTTCAAGCCACGCAGTTCGCCCTACAGTTTCCAGGGCCTGGGCGAGACGGGCCTGCGCATGCTCCGCGAAGCGGCCGATCGGCACGACCTCAAGCTCATCACCGAGGTGATGGAGATTGCGCAAATCCCGCTGGTTGAGCAGTTCGCGCACATCCTGCAGGTGGGCGCGCGCAACATGCAGAACTACTCGCTGCTGCGCGAGTTGGGTCGGGTGCGCACACCGGTGCTGCTCAAACGTGGCATGTCGGCCACGATCGAAGAGTGGCTGATGTCGGCTGAGTACATCCTCTCGGGCGGCAACATGAACGTGATGCTGTGTGAGCGGGGCATTCGTACGTTCGAAAGCTACACGCGCAACACGCTGGATATTTCCGCGATTCCGGTGGTGCAGCAGTTGAGCCACCTGCCCGTGATTTCAGATCCGAGCCATGGCACTGGTCGTCGCGACAAGGTGGCGGCGATGGCGCGGGCATCAGTGGCGGCCGGCGCCGATGGCCTCCTCGTGGAGGTCCACTGCGATCCCGATCACGCGGTCTCCGACGGCGCTCAGTCACTGTTCCCCAAACAGTTCGAGCAGTTGATGGGCGAACTGCGCATCATCGCCCCGGCGATCGGCCGCAGCATCTGCGTGGAACCCGTGGCCCGCAGGGGCTGGGGGCGTTAG
- a CDS encoding prephenate dehydrogenase/arogenate dehydrogenase family protein, with protein sequence MDLSPFERVGIIGLGAIGGSVALAAKRRWPSVRITACDPAPISHEAVAQGLVAALVTTPAELAACDLIIIATPIPAVPGVIGQVSHASLGALVVDAASTKRIVMDAAGASRLAFVGGHPVVATNGVGLGAARADLFDGRPWLLVSSGRADEAREAMLATFIVGLGARPEWTDAVTHDRVMAHVSHAPHVVSVALKSARGSSQPESTPELTNDWDGIVETNADCIADALTALAAKLPESAETLMGTPMVRDILYRAATLKARK encoded by the coding sequence GTGGATCTTTCTCCCTTCGAGCGGGTCGGGATCATCGGCCTTGGCGCGATTGGCGGTTCGGTAGCGCTGGCGGCCAAGCGGCGCTGGCCATCCGTGAGAATCACCGCGTGTGACCCCGCGCCAATCAGCCACGAAGCGGTCGCGCAGGGACTGGTCGCGGCACTGGTCACGACGCCGGCGGAACTTGCGGCGTGCGACCTCATCATCATTGCGACTCCCATCCCGGCCGTCCCCGGAGTAATCGGCCAGGTGTCTCACGCGTCCCTTGGCGCCCTTGTGGTGGACGCGGCCAGCACCAAACGAATCGTCATGGACGCCGCTGGTGCGTCGCGGCTCGCTTTTGTCGGGGGGCATCCCGTGGTCGCGACCAATGGTGTGGGCCTGGGCGCTGCGCGGGCTGATCTCTTTGACGGCCGCCCCTGGTTGCTGGTGTCGTCAGGTCGCGCCGACGAGGCGCGCGAAGCGATGCTCGCCACGTTTATTGTGGGGCTCGGCGCCAGGCCCGAATGGACCGATGCCGTGACACACGATCGCGTGATGGCGCATGTGAGCCACGCGCCGCACGTGGTGTCGGTGGCTCTCAAGTCCGCGAGAGGTTCATCGCAGCCCGAGTCAACCCCCGAGTTAACCAATGACTGGGACGGGATTGTCGAAACCAATGCCGACTGTATTGCGGATGCGCTCACGGCCCTTGCGGCAAAACTCCCGGAGTCTGCAGAGACACTGATGGGCACTCCGATGGTGCGCGACATTTTGTACCGCGCTGCCACACTCAAGGCACGGAAGTGA
- a CDS encoding acetoacetate--CoA ligase: MGPSWSPSAERVAGSNLTAFVKWLEPREGREFGDYASLHAWSVTERGAFWSAVWDYCRVVGSKGKTWVADAEKMPGAQFFPDARLNFAENLLRRRDDHLALVAVTEPGTERRITTRELYEDVSRCAQALRQAGVTKGDRVAAVVANVPEAMVAALAAASIGAVWSSCSPDFGVQGVIDRFGQIEPKVLIAVGEYHYGGKLHDIRSRLKEIVTRLPSVTTVVQIDDGWEAFLAPFEASDIAFEQVPFNHPLYVLYSSGTTGVPKCIVHGHGGTLLQHLKEHQLQTDIKPGDRVFYFTTCGWMMWNWLITALASEATLVLYDGSPFYPDSRRLFDLADATGITLFGTSAKFIDAVRKSGLRPIETHELATVRTITSTGSPLSAESFDFVYSSIKRDVHLASISGGTDIVSCFVGGEPNAPVWRGEIQVAALGMAVDVWNTDGQPLRSEPGELVCLASFPSMPVGFWNDADGAKYHAAYFDRFPGVWCHGDWAERTVHDGFIIHGRSDATLNPGGVRIGTAEIYRQVEGMPEVVESLAVGQHWDGDERIVLFVRLREGAVLDEALQKRIALQIRANTSPRHVPAKIVQVTDLPRTKSGKLVELAVRHVIHGREVTNREALANPEALELFRNLPELLT; encoded by the coding sequence ATGGGCCCTTCATGGAGTCCCTCGGCCGAGCGGGTCGCTGGGTCGAACCTCACGGCGTTTGTGAAGTGGCTTGAACCGCGCGAAGGGCGCGAGTTCGGGGACTATGCCTCGCTCCATGCGTGGTCGGTGACCGAACGCGGTGCATTCTGGTCCGCGGTCTGGGATTACTGCCGGGTGGTGGGTTCCAAGGGAAAGACGTGGGTCGCCGACGCGGAAAAAATGCCGGGCGCTCAGTTCTTTCCGGACGCGCGCCTGAACTTTGCTGAAAACCTGTTGCGTCGGCGTGATGACCACCTCGCCCTGGTCGCGGTGACCGAGCCCGGCACCGAGCGGCGCATCACGACCCGTGAGTTGTACGAAGACGTGTCGCGATGTGCCCAGGCGTTGAGGCAGGCCGGTGTGACGAAGGGCGACCGCGTGGCGGCGGTCGTGGCGAACGTGCCCGAGGCCATGGTGGCTGCGCTCGCAGCAGCGTCCATTGGCGCTGTCTGGTCCTCGTGTTCGCCGGACTTTGGTGTGCAGGGTGTGATCGATCGATTCGGCCAGATCGAGCCCAAGGTTCTCATTGCTGTCGGTGAATACCACTACGGCGGCAAACTTCACGACATTCGCTCGCGCCTGAAGGAGATCGTCACCAGGCTGCCGAGCGTGACCACCGTGGTGCAGATCGACGACGGGTGGGAGGCATTTCTCGCGCCCTTCGAGGCGTCGGACATTGCGTTCGAGCAGGTGCCGTTCAACCACCCGCTGTATGTTCTGTATTCATCTGGAACCACCGGCGTGCCCAAGTGCATCGTGCATGGGCACGGTGGCACGTTGTTGCAGCACCTGAAAGAGCATCAGCTGCAGACCGACATCAAGCCTGGTGACCGCGTGTTTTATTTCACCACCTGCGGTTGGATGATGTGGAACTGGCTGATCACGGCGCTCGCGTCGGAGGCCACGCTCGTGCTCTACGACGGGTCGCCGTTTTATCCCGACAGCCGCCGGTTGTTCGACCTGGCTGATGCCACAGGCATCACGTTGTTTGGGACGTCAGCCAAGTTCATCGATGCGGTGCGAAAGAGCGGACTGCGTCCGATCGAGACGCACGAACTCGCGACGGTGCGGACGATCACGTCAACCGGATCGCCGTTGTCGGCTGAGAGTTTCGACTTCGTCTATTCGTCGATCAAGCGGGATGTGCATCTGGCCTCGATCTCCGGGGGCACCGACATCGTCAGCTGCTTTGTGGGCGGCGAGCCGAACGCGCCGGTGTGGCGCGGAGAGATTCAGGTGGCGGCGCTTGGCATGGCGGTGGATGTCTGGAACACAGACGGGCAGCCGCTGCGAAGTGAACCCGGCGAACTCGTGTGCCTGGCCAGTTTTCCGTCGATGCCCGTTGGCTTCTGGAATGACGCCGACGGCGCGAAGTACCACGCCGCCTATTTCGATCGCTTTCCTGGCGTGTGGTGCCATGGTGACTGGGCCGAGCGCACCGTCCACGATGGGTTCATCATCCACGGCCGGTCGGACGCCACGCTGAACCCCGGAGGCGTGCGCATTGGCACGGCCGAAATTTATCGACAGGTGGAGGGCATGCCCGAGGTGGTCGAAAGCCTTGCGGTGGGCCAACACTGGGACGGCGACGAGCGCATCGTCCTCTTCGTGCGCCTGCGGGAAGGGGCGGTGCTGGATGAGGCGCTGCAGAAGCGGATTGCGCTACAGATTCGCGCGAACACCTCGCCGCGCCACGTGCCCGCAAAGATTGTGCAGGTCACGGACCTTCCGCGCACCAAGAGCGGCAAACTGGTGGAACTCGCCGTCAGACACGTGATCCACGGCCGCGAGGTCACCAACCGCGAGGCCCTCGCCAACCCCGAAGCGCTGGAGTTGTTCAGAAACCTGCCGGAGCTGTTGACTTAA
- a CDS encoding phosphoribosylanthranilate isomerase: MAGEIRVKICGLTREADVAAAVAAGVWAVGFVCWPASPRAVTREQLRTLTAGVPSSVRRVAVVVDPSVEDVVLLRDEASLSTVQLHGDEDPLRFLSLGLDVIKAVSLDSDAAVEHAAALPEEVIVLVDAYDPARRGGTGERANWERAAELAARRPIILAGGVRPDNIRQAIAQVSPWAVDVSSGVESSPGIKDVALIRALVASAD; this comes from the coding sequence ATGGCTGGCGAGATCCGCGTGAAGATCTGCGGCCTCACCCGCGAGGCTGACGTCGCCGCTGCCGTCGCCGCCGGCGTGTGGGCTGTCGGATTCGTCTGCTGGCCGGCGAGTCCCCGTGCGGTGACACGCGAACAGTTGCGCACGCTGACGGCAGGAGTTCCCAGCAGTGTTCGCCGGGTCGCGGTGGTTGTTGATCCGTCGGTGGAAGACGTTGTGCTGTTGCGCGATGAGGCCAGCCTCAGCACCGTACAACTGCATGGCGATGAGGACCCGCTCCGATTCCTGTCGCTGGGGCTCGATGTGATCAAGGCCGTGTCGCTCGACAGCGACGCAGCAGTCGAGCACGCGGCGGCGTTGCCGGAGGAAGTCATCGTCCTCGTGGACGCGTACGATCCCGCGCGTCGCGGCGGCACGGGCGAACGCGCCAACTGGGAGCGGGCTGCTGAGCTTGCCGCGCGCCGCCCGATCATTCTTGCGGGCGGTGTGCGGCCCGACAACATCAGGCAGGCGATCGCGCAGGTCAGCCCGTGGGCCGTCGACGTGTCGTCAGGTGTGGAATCCTCGCCTGGTATCAAAGACGTGGCACTGATCCGGGCATTGGTTGCCAGTGCCGACTGA
- the trpB gene encoding tryptophan synthase subunit beta yields MPSSLHVIPSPSFGKRDPDSRGYFGEFGGRFIPETLVAPVESLTSAYFEARRDPEFVAELEHLLATFVGRPTPLYEARNATAGTGVRLFLKREDLAHTGAHKINNAIGQALLARRMGKTRVVAETGAGQHGVATATACALLGLECVVYMGAQDMARQALNVFRMQMLGATVTSVDAGSQTLKDAINEAMRDWVANVANTSYVLGSVLGPHPYPLMVREFQSVIGAEARAQILDAAGRLPDMVVACVGGGSNAMGIFDAFIGDPGVQLLGVEAGGRAIADGEHAARFAGGAPGVLHGTRSLLLQDAHGNVLPTHSISAGLDYPSVGPEHAWLASTGRTRYDWIDDDAALDGFGWLARLEGILPALESSHAIAWIQRNLHTFKAGDVVLVNLSGRGDKDVDSIRARLASAATGRLA; encoded by the coding sequence ATGCCTTCAAGCCTTCATGTGATCCCATCCCCATCGTTCGGCAAACGCGATCCCGATAGCCGGGGATACTTCGGCGAGTTCGGCGGCCGTTTCATCCCAGAGACGTTGGTAGCCCCGGTCGAGTCACTGACGTCGGCCTACTTCGAGGCCCGCCGTGATCCGGAGTTCGTCGCCGAGCTCGAGCATCTGCTGGCGACGTTCGTCGGCAGGCCGACGCCGCTCTATGAGGCGCGGAACGCGACGGCCGGCACTGGTGTGCGCCTGTTCCTGAAGCGCGAAGATCTGGCGCATACCGGCGCGCACAAGATCAACAACGCCATCGGACAGGCCCTGCTGGCCCGGCGGATGGGCAAGACGCGCGTGGTCGCCGAAACCGGCGCGGGCCAACACGGTGTGGCAACGGCCACCGCGTGCGCGCTCCTCGGCCTGGAGTGTGTCGTCTACATGGGCGCACAGGATATGGCGCGACAGGCGCTGAACGTGTTCCGGATGCAGATGCTGGGCGCCACGGTGACGTCTGTGGACGCCGGGAGCCAGACGCTCAAGGACGCGATCAACGAAGCCATGCGCGATTGGGTGGCCAACGTGGCCAACACCTCGTACGTGCTGGGCTCCGTGCTGGGGCCGCACCCGTATCCGCTGATGGTCCGGGAGTTCCAGTCCGTGATTGGCGCGGAAGCGCGCGCACAGATACTTGACGCCGCCGGACGGCTGCCTGACATGGTGGTGGCATGTGTCGGCGGTGGCAGCAACGCGATGGGCATCTTCGACGCATTCATCGGTGACCCGGGCGTGCAGTTGCTCGGCGTCGAGGCCGGAGGCCGTGCGATTGCCGATGGCGAACATGCGGCACGGTTTGCCGGCGGGGCACCCGGCGTACTGCACGGCACGCGCAGCCTGCTCCTGCAGGATGCACACGGCAACGTGCTGCCCACGCACTCGATTTCCGCCGGACTCGACTACCCCTCAGTGGGGCCCGAGCACGCCTGGCTCGCGTCCACCGGCCGCACGCGTTACGACTGGATCGACGATGACGCGGCGCTTGACGGGTTTGGATGGCTCGCGCGCCTGGAAGGCATCCTGCCGGCGCTGGAGTCCTCACATGCGATCGCCTGGATACAGAGGAACCTGCACACATTCAAGGCGGGCGACGTCGTGTTGGTGAACTTATCAGGCCGTGGAGACAAGGATGTGGACTCCATCCGCGCGCGTCTTGCGTCGGCCGCCACCGGGAGGCTGGCATGA
- a CDS encoding tryptophan synthase subunit alpha produces MSRLEAAFARLRDPLAKNGEPGLVAYITAGDPDFDTSCDIVRAIARGGADVIEIGVPFSDPIADGPVIQRASERALAAGGSLASALELVRCVRADIDTPIVLFTYVNPVLRMGTGAFVAAAAEAGVDGALMLDLPIEESDEMHDALNRAGLDQIFLISPTTAEPRLRRAAELGRGFLYAISRLGVTGTSDAVSHTARPVVDAIRAVTDMPVALGFGIGRPEHVREACEYADAAVVGSALVQIIADAGAGQAPADAERFVGWLKGRMP; encoded by the coding sequence ATGAGCCGACTTGAAGCCGCATTCGCCCGTCTTCGGGACCCACTCGCGAAGAACGGGGAACCCGGACTTGTGGCCTACATCACGGCCGGTGACCCGGACTTCGACACCTCGTGCGACATCGTGCGCGCGATCGCGCGAGGGGGCGCGGACGTCATCGAAATTGGAGTGCCGTTTTCCGATCCCATCGCGGACGGGCCGGTGATTCAGCGGGCGTCGGAGCGCGCGCTCGCGGCAGGCGGGTCGCTTGCGTCGGCCCTCGAACTGGTGCGGTGCGTCAGGGCCGACATCGACACGCCCATCGTCCTTTTCACCTACGTCAATCCGGTGCTTCGCATGGGCACCGGCGCGTTTGTGGCCGCAGCAGCTGAGGCTGGAGTGGACGGCGCCTTGATGCTGGACTTGCCGATCGAGGAGTCTGATGAGATGCACGACGCGCTCAATCGTGCCGGGCTGGACCAGATATTCCTTATCAGTCCGACCACTGCCGAGCCCCGGCTGCGCCGTGCCGCAGAGCTCGGGCGCGGCTTTTTGTATGCCATCTCGCGGCTGGGAGTCACAGGCACCAGTGACGCGGTGTCGCATACGGCGCGGCCGGTCGTGGACGCGATTCGAGCCGTCACGGACATGCCGGTGGCGCTGGGGTTCGGAATCGGCCGGCCCGAACACGTGCGCGAGGCGTGTGAGTATGCCGATGCCGCAGTGGTGGGCAGCGCACTGGTGCAGATCATTGCCGACGCGGGTGCCGGCCAGGCGCCGGCCGACGCCGAACGGTTCGTGGGCTGGCTCAAGGGTAGAATGCCATGA